The genome window GCGCGTCCACCTGTTGCTCGCGCAGGGCGCGGGCCTGCATATCCCCACCGGCATGCTGGAAAGAGTCACGCAGCATGCGTGCAACCTCGCCATCGGTCAGACCATAGGAAGGCTTGACCTGAATACTGGCTTCCACGCCGGAAACCAGCTCCCGCGCAGCCACGCTGAGCAAGCCATCGGCATCCACCTGAAAAGTCACCCGCACCTTGGCCGACCCTGCCACCAGCGGCGGAATGCCACGCAACTCGAAGTGTGCCAGCGAGCGGCAATCGCTGATCAGCTCGCGCTCGCCCTGCAGCACATGAATTTTCATGGCGGTCTGGCCATCTTTATAGGTGGTGAATTCCTGCGCCCGGGCCACCGGAATGGTGGTGTTGCGCGGAATGATCTTCTCCATCAGGCCGCCCATGGTTTCCAGCCCCAGCGACAGCGGAATGACGTCCAGCAGCAACAGCTCTTCGCCGCCGCGCTGGTTGCCGGCCAGGGTATCGGCCTGAATCGCGGCACCGATGGCGACCACCTGGTCGGGGTCGATATCGGTCAAGGGTTCACGGCCGAACAGTTCGGCAACCGCAGCCCGCACCCGCGGCACCCGCGTGGAGCCACCAACCATCACCACTGCCTCGACCTCTTCCAGCTCGATCCCGGCATCGCGTACCGCCCTGCGGCAGGCCTTGAGGCTGCGGGCCAGCAATGGCTCTATCAGCGCCTCGAACGCAGCACGGGTCAGCACGCCGCTCCAGTCATTGTGTGAAACCGCTGCCTGTTCGGCCAGCGTCAGCGCTTCCTTGGCCATACAAGCAGTGTGCAACAGGCTGCGCTGGGTAGCCGGATCAAGGTCGGTCGACAGACCGGCCTGGGCAATGATCCAGCCGGCAATCGCATGGTCAAAATCATCGCCGCCCAGTGCGCTGTCACCGCCAGTGGCCATGACCTCAAACACGCCGCGACTCAGGCGCAGGATCGATACATCGAAGGTACCGCCACCCAGATCATAGATAGCCACCACGCCCTCGGCCTGCTGGTCCAGGCCATAGGCAACGGCCGCGGCCGTGGGCTCGTTAAGCAGACGCAGCACGTTCAAACCGGCGAGCCGTGCGGCATCCTTGGTGGCCTGACGCTGGGCATCATCAAAATAAGCCGGCACGGTAATCACCGCGCCCACCAGCTCGCCACCCAGAGCCTGCTCGGCGCGCAGGCGCAGGGTCTTGAGAATTTCCGCAGAGATTTCCACCGGACTCTTGGTGCCCTGTACCGTCTGGATAAACGGCATATGCGATTCGCCGGCAGCGAAGTGATACGGCAGCTGCTCGCCCAGTTGCTTGACGTCTTCCAGGCCGCGACCCATCAAGCGCTTGACGGAAAGCACGGTATTGAACGGATCAGCGGCGGCTGCGGCCTTGGCCGTGGCGCCCACTTCAACGCTGTCGCTGTGATAGCGCACCGCTGACGGCAGGATAACCTGCCCGGCGGCATCCGGCAGAGGCTCGGCAATCCCGCTGCGCACCGCCGCAACCAGTGAGTTGGTGGTGCCCAGATCGATACCTACCGCAAGGCGACGCTGATGGGGCTGGGGGCTGTGTCCGGGTTCGGCAATCTGTAATAGGGCCATGAAGTTCAACAGGTCAGGTGCACGGCAGCAGCCATGCGGAGGTTAATCGTCGAGGCGCTCTTCGAGACGGCGCACTTCCTGGGATAGCTTGTCGAGAAACTGCATGCGCCGGACCTGGCGCTCGCTTTCCTCTGCCAGCGCCGGATCGTTCCAGCTGGCAGCAAAGGCCTCTTCAAGGTCCTGCTGGGCTGCTTTCAATCGACGCTTGAACACTTCGACACCCGCCGAATCGGCATTGCACTGCAGGTCCTCCAGCTCCTCGCGCAGACTCATCTGCTGCAAGAGAAATTGTGGATCCTGTACCGTGGTTTCCAGCGACAGTTCGTGCCCGCGCAGCGCCAGCAGATATCGTGCTCGCAGCGGTGCACTGCGCAATACCTGATAGGCCTCGTTGAGCCGGGCCGAATGCTCCAGGGCAAGGCGCTGATCCTGTGCCGATGCGTCGGCAAAGCGATCGGGATGCGTGACTCTGGCCAGCTCGCGATAACGCGCCGACAGCAACTGCTGATCAATGCGGAAATCGGGCTGCAGATCAAACAGGGCGAAATGACAGGGTGTACCCACGGGCAGCCTCAAACGTTGAAGCTCTCGCCACAGCCACATTCGCCGCGCACGTTGGGATTATTGAACTTGAAACCTTCGTTCAGGCCTTCGCGTACAAAATCCAGCTCGGTGCCGTCGAGATAGACCAGACTTTTCGGGTCGATAATCAGCTTCACACCGTGGTTATCGAAGACCTGATCCTCTTCCGCCAGCTCATCGACAAACTCCAGTACGTAGGCAAGCCCCGAACAGCCCGTGGTGCGCACACCCAGACGAATGCCCGCGCCCTTGCCACGTCCTTCTATCGAGCGCTGCACGTGCTGTGCAGCTGCCTCGGTCATGGTTATAGCCATATCAGCTCCTTAAAGCAGACCTTTCTTCTGCTTGTAGTCGCGAACTGCTGCCTTGATGGCATCTTCCGCCAACACCGAGCAGTGAATCTTCACCGGCGGCAAGGCCAGCTCTTCAGCCAGCTGGGTATTCTTGATGGTTGCCGCCTCATCCAGCGTCTTGCCCTTCATCCACTCGGTGGCCAGGGAGCTGGAAGCGATCGCCGAACCGCAGCCGTAGGTCTTGAATTTGGCATCTTCGATGACGCCATCACCATTGACCTTGATCTGCAGGCGCATGACATCGCCACAGGCCGGAGCACCTACCATGCCGGTACCGACATCCGGATCTTCCGCGTCCATCTTGCCGACGTTGCGCGGATTCTCGTAGTGATCAATTACCTTTTCGCTGTAAGCCATGATGCAATTCCTCTCGATTCAGTTACTGACGGTGCGGCCTGACAGACACTCAGTGCGCAGCCCATTCGACCTTGGACAGATCGACACCTTCCTTGAACATGTCCCACAGTGGCGACAGCTCGCGTAGTTTTTCCACAGCTTCGCGACTCTTGGCCGCGGCGTAATCGACTTCCTCGTCGGTGGTGAAACGACCGAAAGTGAAGCGGATCGAACTGTGCGCCAGTTCATCATTGCGCCCCAGCGCGCGCAGCACATAGGACGGCTCCAGGGAGGCCGAAGTACAGGCCGACCCGGAAGATACGGCGAGGTCCTTGAGCGCCATGATCAGCGACTCGCCCTCTACATAGTTAAAGCTGACATTCAGGTTGTGCGGCACGCGCGCCGTGGCGCTGCCGTTGAGATACAGCTCTTCCATATCTTTCAGGCGATCCCAGAAACGCTCATGCAGTGCCTGGATACGTACGCGCTCGCTGGCCATTTCCTCGCGGGCGATACGGAAAGCCTCGCCCATACCGACGATCTGGTGGGTTGCCAGGGTGCCGGAGCGCATGCCGCGCTCATGCCCGCCACCGTGCATCTGTGCTTCCAGACGCACGCGCGGCTTGCGCCGCACGTAAAGCGCACCGATGCCTTTCGGGCCGTAGGTCTTGTGTGCCGAGAAGGACATCAGGTCGACCTTCATGGCTTCCAGATCAATTTCGACCTTGCCGGTCGACTGGGCAGCATCGACGTGAAACAGAATGCCTTTGCTGCGGGTCAGCTCACCGATTGCAGCAATATCGTTGATCGTGCCGATTTCATTGTTGACATGCATCACCGACACCAGAATGGTGTCTTCGCGCAGGGCCGCCTCAACCATGGCCGGCGTAATGATGCCGTCTTCACCCGGTTCTATATAAGTAACCTCGAAACCTTCACGCTCAAGCTGGCGGCAGGTATCCAGCACGGCTTTGTGCTCGATTTTGCTGGTGACCAGATGGCGGCCTTTCGACGCATAAAACTTGGCTACACCCTTGATGGCCAGGTTGTCCGACTCGGTGGCACCGGAAGTCCAGACGATTTCACGCGGATCCGCGTTGACCAGATCAGCCACCTGCCGGCGGGCGTTTTCCACAGCCTCTTCCGCTCTCCAGCCAAACACATGGGAGCGCGATGCCGGGTTGCCGAAGTTTCCATCGGCAAGCAGGCATTCGGACATCTTCTGCGCGACACGCGGATCGGCAGGCGTGGTCGCGGAATAATCCAGATAAATCGGCAACTTCATGAAACAACTCCTGTCAGGCTGGCGGCCTGTCTAATCAATGGCAGACGCTTGAATAATCGACCCAATGCCGGCAGAGGCTGATTTGCACAACCGCTGATCCTGGCGCATGGCAACTTCCTGGACGTCATTGCGAACAACCAGATCGAGCAGACTGATCCCGCTGAGAAACTCATGGATCTGCTTGCTGAGATCGAACCACAGATGGTGTGTCAGGCAGATATCGCCCGAATGACAATCACCCTGTCCGCCACAGCGAGTGGCGTCTACCGACTCATTGACGGCATCAATTACCTGGGCAACGTGTATGTCCTTGAGTTCCCGGGCGAGCTTGTAGCCACCACCGGGGCCGCGCACGCTGGAAACCAGATTGCTACGGCGCAACTTGGCAAACAGCTGCTCCAGATAGGACAACGAGATGGCTTGCCGTTCGGAAATATCCGCCAGAGAAACCGGACCCTGCTGTCCATGCAATGCCAGATCAAGCATCGCAGTAACGGCGTAACGGCCTTTGGTTGTGAGTCGCATGGGAAGTACCAGGGAATCGTCTAGGTACTGGTAGTATGCAATTCCCGACTATTCAAGTCAACTATAAGACCAAGCAAAATAGTAGGACTTATGGCGCTGCAGGGGCCGCTATCATAGCAGAGGCCCCACCCATGCGTCAGGAGGGGGTATTACCCTCTTCACATTTGACCTCTTCGAAGTCTTCAGTACGCAATTCAGGCAAAGCCTTGGCGCAATAGTCACTGCCCAGCGCGGTAAGGGCTTTGCACATGCCCTCCAGACGGACATCCACCGCCTGCAGATGATCAAGCAACTGGCCGATAGCCCGGGCGACCGGGTCCGGCATATCCTGACCCAGACCATAGGCATCAAAACCGTATTTTTCAGCGATTGCCTGACGCGCAGCTTCCTGATCAGCATCCGTACGCGCGATGACACGCCCGGGTATGCCCACCGCAGTCGCGCCAGCTGGCACTGCCTTGGTGACCACGGCGTTGGAGCCGATCTTGGCCCCCGCGCCCACGGTAAACGGGCCGAGCACCTTAGCACCGGCCCCCACCACCACGCCGTCTTCCAGCGTCGGATGGCGCTTGCCCTTGTTCCAGCTGGTACCACCGAGAGTTACGCCCTGATACAGCGTCACATCATCACCAATTTCGGCAGTCTCGCCGATGACAATACCCATGCCATGATCGATGAAGAAGCGCCGGCCGATGACGGCGCCCGGATGAATCTCAATACCGGTCAGCCAGCGGCCCAGGTTGGACAGCATACGGCCCAGCCATTTCCAGCCGGAAGACCATAATGCATGCGCCAGACGGTGAATCCAGATGGCGTGCAGGCCCGGATAGCAGGTCAGCACCTCCAGCGCATTGCGCGCTGCCGGATCACGATGGAAAACGCTCTGGATATCTTCTCGGACACGCTCGAACATCAAGGCTCTCTCCGCTTGTGCGGCTCGCCACGAGCCGTTTTCTGGGTTTCGGTAAGAATCCCGCGCAGGATATTCATTTCCAGTTTACTTATGCCGCTGCGCCCGTAAAGGCGCCGCAGGCGGGTCATCAGGTGTCGCGGTTTCAATGGGTCGAGAAAGCCGATGTCCACCAGCGTGGCTTCCAGCTGACCGTAGAACTTTTCCAGCTCGTCCATGGTGACCGGCTGCGTATTGAGCATGGAAGTTGTTTCCAGCTTGGCCATTTTGGTCGGCAAGCCCTCGGCAGCAAGCCAGGCCATGCGCACTTCGTAAGTCAGCACCTGCACGGCGGTAGCCAGATTGAGTGAGGAAAAATCCGGGTCTGCCGGGATGTGCACATGGAAATGGCAGCGCTGCAATTCCTCGTTGGTCAGACCGGCATACTCGCGACCAAACACCAGCGCCACCTCTGCACCGAGCTGGACCTGTTCAATACAGGCCTTGGCGGATTCGCGGGGATCCAGCAGCGGCCAGGGAATCCGGCGATCCCGCGCACTGGTGCCAAACACCTGACTGCAGCCAACCAGCGCCTCCTCCAGCGTTGCAACAATCTGCGCCGAATCCAGAATATCGCTGGCACCCGAGGCCCTGGCAACCGCCTCCGGACTCGGAAAATCCTGCGGCTCGACCAGCACCAGCCGCGACAAGCCCATGTTTTTCATGGCGCGTGCGGCCCCGCCGATATTGCCGGGATGGCTGGTATTGACCAGCACCACACGAATATTCTGCAGCAAAGCAAACTCCGGGAGCCAAGCGCGAGGGGGTGGGAATCTTACCGGACAGGCAAGGCAAACACCATGCAAGCTGCTAACGCCGCCTGTATTTGCAGATGCATTCTGCTAGAATCGCGCGCTCTCTTTAAAAGCCCCAGGTAATTTCCATGCAGCCCATGCTGAATATCGCGCTGCGCGCGGCCCGCAGTGCCGGCGAACTGATTTTTCGTGCGACCGAGCGTCTGGACATCATTTCCGTCAACGAGAAAGATGCAAAAGACTACGTAACTGAAGTCGACGTAGCCGCCGAGCAGAGCATCATTGCCGCCTTGCGCAAAGCCTATCCGAACCACGGCATTCTGGCCGAAGAAAGCGGCTTGAGTGAAGGCAGCGGCGACGGCGCGGATTACCTGTGGATTATCGATCCGCTCGACGGCACCACCAACTTCGTGCGCGGCATCCCCCATTACGCGGTAAGCATTGCCTGCAAATACCGTGGCCGCCTTGAACACGCGGTAGTGCTCGATCCGGTTCGTCAGGAAGAATTCACTGCCAGTCGCGGCCGCGGCGCCGCACTGAATGGCCGGCGCCTGCGGGTCAGCTCGCGAAAGAGCCTGGAAGGCGCCCTGCTCGGCACCGGCTTTCCATTCCGCGATAACCAGATCGACAGCCTCGACAACTACCTGGGCATGTTCCGCAGCCTGGTTGGCCAGACCGCCGGCATCCGCCGTGCAGGCGCAGCCAGCCTGGACCTGGCCTATGTGGCCGCCGGGCGCTTTGATGCCTATTGGGAGTTCGGCCTGTCCGAGTGGGACATGGCAGCCGGCGCACTGCTGGTACAGGAAGCCGGCGGGCTGATCAGTGACTTTACCGGCAATCACGAATTCCTTGAGAAAGGCCATGTCGTGGCGGGCAATACCAAGTGCTTCAAGGCCGTGCTGACGGCGATCCAGCCCCATGTGAGCGCGGACATGAAACGCTAGGCCTTCCGGTTGGCAAAACCTTTCAGCAAAAAAAACGCCCGAATCCGGGCGTTTTTTATTTCAACGTCGAGTCACCACTACTGCGCGATCCGGGTCTGCTCGGTAAGAACCAGACGACCCTGCTCATCCAGCGGAATCTTACTGCCGGGATCGTAATCCATACGCACCTGACTGACCTTGCCATCCAGCTTGTACTTCACGTCATAACCGACCAGTTTCTCGCTGGTATCGGTGACCGTATTGCAACGCGTTTCGGTAGTCTGGTAGGTATCGCTGTCCTGCATATTGCCCTGCACCTGATTGCCTGCATAACCACCAGCTGCAGCACCGGCAACGGTAGCGACTTTCTTGCCGGTACCACCACCAATCTGGTTGCCCAGCAAACCGCCGGCCAAGGCGCCGATTACCGTACCGGCTATCTTGTGTTCATCCTTCACCGGCGCTTTCTTGGTGACCACTACATCCTTGCAGACCTGCCGCGGTGTCTTGACGGTTTCATTGACCGGCTGTACCGCCACCACCTCAGCATACTTCTCGCCAGCACCCATCAGGGTGTAAGTTGCAACTGCACCACCGGCAGTAACGCCAACGGCTCCCAACACCGTTCCAATCAGCATCGATTTGTTCACGCTAACCTCCAGACACTACAAAGCTTGGCGCAAGGCCACGTTAATAGCTTAGACGACGGCGCCAAGTACTAGTTCAAACATCTCTACAACGATTGAAGCAAACGAGACCGGCATCACGAAGCTCAAGGCCGGTCATCAACGGCATCCGCTTCAACCGGCGGTATCAGGTCGTCTCGCGTCAGATCAAGCCAGACCAGGATAACGCTGGCGATGTACACCGAAGAGTAGGTACCCGCCGTGACACCGATAAACAGCGCCAGGGAAAATCCCCACAGGTTCTCGCCGCCAAAAAACATCAGCGCAGCAACCGCCAGCAAGGTTGATATTGAAGTGGCCAGGGTTCTGAGCAGGGTTTGCGTGGTCGAGATGTTGATGTTCTCGATCAGATCCGCCTTGCGCAGCAGGCGAAAGTTTTCGCGGATCCGGTCAAACACCACAATGGTGTCGTTCAGCGAATAACCGATGATCGCCAATACGGCAGCCAACACCGACAGATCAAAGGG of Pseudomonas pohangensis contains these proteins:
- the hscA gene encoding Fe-S protein assembly chaperone HscA — translated: MALLQIAEPGHSPQPHQRRLAVGIDLGTTNSLVAAVRSGIAEPLPDAAGQVILPSAVRYHSDSVEVGATAKAAAAADPFNTVLSVKRLMGRGLEDVKQLGEQLPYHFAAGESHMPFIQTVQGTKSPVEISAEILKTLRLRAEQALGGELVGAVITVPAYFDDAQRQATKDAARLAGLNVLRLLNEPTAAAVAYGLDQQAEGVVAIYDLGGGTFDVSILRLSRGVFEVMATGGDSALGGDDFDHAIAGWIIAQAGLSTDLDPATQRSLLHTACMAKEALTLAEQAAVSHNDWSGVLTRAAFEALIEPLLARSLKACRRAVRDAGIELEEVEAVVMVGGSTRVPRVRAAVAELFGREPLTDIDPDQVVAIGAAIQADTLAGNQRGGEELLLLDVIPLSLGLETMGGLMEKIIPRNTTIPVARAQEFTTYKDGQTAMKIHVLQGERELISDCRSLAHFELRGIPPLVAGSAKVRVTFQVDADGLLSVAARELVSGVEASIQVKPSYGLTDGEVARMLRDSFQHAGGDMQARALREQQVDAQRLLEAVQSALDADGEDLLGEDERIAIAAAMDDLRQLATGPDTAAIEAQIKRLSQITDAFAARRMDATVKAALSGRRLNEIEE
- the hscB gene encoding co-chaperone HscB; the protein is MGTPCHFALFDLQPDFRIDQQLLSARYRELARVTHPDRFADASAQDQRLALEHSARLNEAYQVLRSAPLRARYLLALRGHELSLETTVQDPQFLLQQMSLREELEDLQCNADSAGVEVFKRRLKAAQQDLEEAFAASWNDPALAEESERQVRRMQFLDKLSQEVRRLEERLDD
- the iscA gene encoding iron-sulfur cluster assembly protein IscA, giving the protein MAITMTEAAAQHVQRSIEGRGKGAGIRLGVRTTGCSGLAYVLEFVDELAEEDQVFDNHGVKLIIDPKSLVYLDGTELDFVREGLNEGFKFNNPNVRGECGCGESFNV
- the iscU gene encoding Fe-S cluster assembly scaffold IscU is translated as MAYSEKVIDHYENPRNVGKMDAEDPDVGTGMVGAPACGDVMRLQIKVNGDGVIEDAKFKTYGCGSAIASSSLATEWMKGKTLDEAATIKNTQLAEELALPPVKIHCSVLAEDAIKAAVRDYKQKKGLL
- a CDS encoding IscS subfamily cysteine desulfurase; translated protein: MKLPIYLDYSATTPADPRVAQKMSECLLADGNFGNPASRSHVFGWRAEEAVENARRQVADLVNADPREIVWTSGATESDNLAIKGVAKFYASKGRHLVTSKIEHKAVLDTCRQLEREGFEVTYIEPGEDGIITPAMVEAALREDTILVSVMHVNNEIGTINDIAAIGELTRSKGILFHVDAAQSTGKVEIDLEAMKVDLMSFSAHKTYGPKGIGALYVRRKPRVRLEAQMHGGGHERGMRSGTLATHQIVGMGEAFRIAREEMASERVRIQALHERFWDRLKDMEELYLNGSATARVPHNLNVSFNYVEGESLIMALKDLAVSSGSACTSASLEPSYVLRALGRNDELAHSSIRFTFGRFTTDEEVDYAAAKSREAVEKLRELSPLWDMFKEGVDLSKVEWAAH
- the iscR gene encoding Fe-S cluster assembly transcriptional regulator IscR, whose protein sequence is MRLTTKGRYAVTAMLDLALHGQQGPVSLADISERQAISLSYLEQLFAKLRRSNLVSSVRGPGGGYKLARELKDIHVAQVIDAVNESVDATRCGGQGDCHSGDICLTHHLWFDLSKQIHEFLSGISLLDLVVRNDVQEVAMRQDQRLCKSASAGIGSIIQASAID
- the cysE gene encoding serine O-acetyltransferase, whose translation is MFERVREDIQSVFHRDPAARNALEVLTCYPGLHAIWIHRLAHALWSSGWKWLGRMLSNLGRWLTGIEIHPGAVIGRRFFIDHGMGIVIGETAEIGDDVTLYQGVTLGGTSWNKGKRHPTLEDGVVVGAGAKVLGPFTVGAGAKIGSNAVVTKAVPAGATAVGIPGRVIARTDADQEAARQAIAEKYGFDAYGLGQDMPDPVARAIGQLLDHLQAVDVRLEGMCKALTALGSDYCAKALPELRTEDFEEVKCEEGNTPS
- the trmJ gene encoding tRNA (cytosine(32)/uridine(32)-2'-O)-methyltransferase TrmJ is translated as MLQNIRVVLVNTSHPGNIGGAARAMKNMGLSRLVLVEPQDFPSPEAVARASGASDILDSAQIVATLEEALVGCSQVFGTSARDRRIPWPLLDPRESAKACIEQVQLGAEVALVFGREYAGLTNEELQRCHFHVHIPADPDFSSLNLATAVQVLTYEVRMAWLAAEGLPTKMAKLETTSMLNTQPVTMDELEKFYGQLEATLVDIGFLDPLKPRHLMTRLRRLYGRSGISKLEMNILRGILTETQKTARGEPHKRREP
- the suhB gene encoding type III secretion system regulator SuhB, with product MQPMLNIALRAARSAGELIFRATERLDIISVNEKDAKDYVTEVDVAAEQSIIAALRKAYPNHGILAEESGLSEGSGDGADYLWIIDPLDGTTNFVRGIPHYAVSIACKYRGRLEHAVVLDPVRQEEFTASRGRGAALNGRRLRVSSRKSLEGALLGTGFPFRDNQIDSLDNYLGMFRSLVGQTAGIRRAGAASLDLAYVAAGRFDAYWEFGLSEWDMAAGALLVQEAGGLISDFTGNHEFLEKGHVVAGNTKCFKAVLTAIQPHVSADMKR
- a CDS encoding glycine zipper 2TM domain-containing protein; translation: MNKSMLIGTVLGAVGVTAGGAVATYTLMGAGEKYAEVVAVQPVNETVKTPRQVCKDVVVTKKAPVKDEHKIAGTVIGALAGGLLGNQIGGGTGKKVATVAGAAAGGYAGNQVQGNMQDSDTYQTTETRCNTVTDTSEKLVGYDVKYKLDGKVSQVRMDYDPGSKIPLDEQGRLVLTEQTRIAQ